A single Desulfuromonadaceae bacterium DNA region contains:
- a CDS encoding SPASM domain-containing protein, with the protein MPLDLLDTPIRATWTLSSDASTPAGEVVSTITQQLIAAGVFYLLLQPPALKHPACRAVLHDLAAGGCQTEIICRGDEDELRVLEERPLQHVGLWLDVTRFLADEIDFDQLKYVVQRLRQSGLNPGLLCPPVRQHLLKIPQLINLCEILEIERFKLPNIGIDVTYQSSDCVQLPRSEDLAALKKMLKNSWQAPPQLRLEVHDLFLWELLVPDAAQGREEYGGCQAANSLVHITSQGDVYPCISWPEKLGSLLTTDLGNIWESEQRLRIRREIAHVPSGCNGCLIVNDCHGGCRGLSGIFTKELGQRDLLCSGKR; encoded by the coding sequence ATGCCTCTCGATCTTCTTGACACCCCGATCCGCGCTACCTGGACACTGAGTTCAGACGCCAGCACCCCCGCCGGCGAAGTTGTATCTACCATCACACAGCAACTGATCGCCGCCGGTGTCTTTTATTTACTGCTTCAGCCCCCCGCGCTCAAACATCCTGCCTGTCGAGCGGTTTTGCATGACCTGGCCGCTGGCGGGTGCCAGACGGAAATTATCTGCCGTGGGGACGAAGATGAATTGCGGGTTCTTGAAGAGCGCCCATTGCAACATGTTGGACTGTGGCTTGATGTCACCCGATTTCTTGCCGATGAAATTGACTTTGACCAACTGAAATATGTTGTGCAACGCTTGCGACAATCGGGATTAAACCCGGGGTTATTATGTCCTCCGGTTCGTCAACATCTGCTGAAAATCCCGCAACTTATCAATCTTTGCGAGATACTTGAAATAGAGCGATTTAAGTTGCCAAATATAGGTATCGATGTTACTTATCAAAGCTCAGATTGCGTTCAGCTGCCACGTTCCGAAGACCTCGCCGCGCTAAAAAAAATGCTCAAAAATAGTTGGCAGGCTCCTCCTCAACTGCGGCTGGAAGTACATGATCTGTTTCTCTGGGAGTTGCTGGTTCCTGACGCTGCTCAGGGACGCGAGGAGTACGGTGGCTGCCAGGCAGCGAACAGTCTGGTCCACATCACCTCGCAAGGCGATGTCTACCCCTGTATCTCCTGGCCGGAAAAGCTCGGCTCCTTGTTGACTACAGATCTTGGCAATATTTGGGAGTCGGAACAAAGATTACGTATCCGCAGAGAAATCGCGCATGTTCCGTCAGGGTGTAATGGTTGTTTGATTGTCAATGACTGCCATGGTGGCTGCCGTGGTCTGTCGGGAATATTCACTAAAGAACTGGGACAGCGTGATTTACTCTGTTCCGGGAAACGTTGA
- a CDS encoding GeoRSP system radical SAM/SPASM protein, with translation MPDNFIDLFSAPLTINWTLSFRCNFSCSHCYSRDEQVAELETADIKKIIDILVAKKIPFINFGGGEPLIREDLFEIAAYATSKGLNVAMNSNGSLLDEPAATRLHKSGFKSVGISIDSADPALHDDFRNMPGSFEKAVAALRVLQNVGLKRTMSSVISQINYQHFHELLDLARRYEVAQVYLHNFKCSGRGFKNREDLDLTPAEWKAFYVEALRVKQQTHDLAISFDDPVISSLPGYDTDPLVKGSSCGKLSLNLRPNGDLTPCGFIPLTVGNILHDDFDEIWYNSPVLNQMRNKRAGGKCLDCGSYEACQGGCTARSYAITGDFNQPDPHCWK, from the coding sequence ATGCCTGACAACTTTATCGATCTGTTTTCTGCGCCACTGACAATCAACTGGACGTTATCGTTTCGCTGTAATTTCAGTTGCAGCCATTGCTATAGCCGTGATGAACAGGTTGCAGAACTGGAAACCGCTGATATTAAAAAGATCATTGATATTCTCGTGGCTAAAAAGATTCCATTTATCAACTTTGGCGGCGGCGAACCGCTGATTCGCGAGGATCTGTTTGAGATTGCTGCGTATGCGACATCCAAAGGGCTCAATGTTGCGATGAATTCAAACGGATCTTTGCTCGACGAACCAGCCGCGACACGACTGCACAAGAGCGGATTCAAAAGTGTGGGGATCAGTATCGACAGTGCTGATCCCGCCTTGCATGATGATTTCAGGAATATGCCCGGCTCATTCGAAAAAGCAGTTGCTGCCTTGAGGGTACTGCAGAACGTCGGGTTGAAACGGACCATGAGTTCTGTTATCTCACAAATCAATTATCAACACTTCCACGAACTGCTTGATCTGGCACGTCGCTACGAGGTGGCGCAGGTTTACCTGCATAATTTCAAGTGCAGCGGTCGTGGCTTTAAAAATCGGGAGGACCTTGATCTGACCCCCGCTGAGTGGAAAGCATTCTATGTTGAGGCGTTGCGTGTCAAGCAACAAACGCATGATCTGGCGATTTCTTTCGACGATCCGGTCATCTCTTCCCTGCCGGGTTATGACACCGATCCATTGGTTAAAGGAAGCAGCTGCGGAAAACTCTCATTGAATTTACGACCGAATGGCGACTTGACCCCCTGCGGATTTATTCCGCTCACTGTCGGCAATATTTTGCACGATGATTTTGATGAAATATGGTACAATTCTCCTGTTCTTAATCAGATGAGAAATAAGCGCGCCGGAGGCAAATGTCTGGATTGTGGCTCCTATGAAGCCTGTCAGGGGGGGTGTACGGCGCGATCTTATGCAATAACCGGGGATTTCAATCAACCCGATCCCCATTGCTGGAAGTAA
- the pqqD gene encoding pyrroloquinoline quinone biosynthesis peptide chaperone PqqD, with the protein MDYFTQRPLRNSDIVWRREQRKEERVLRALEEGEVVDEQGTVLLVVSGTMHQLNLVGGMIWCLCDGTRTVDEITAQLADEFSVSRDELESDVNEFLDELQQRGWLSYA; encoded by the coding sequence ATGGATTATTTTACGCAACGACCACTGAGAAACAGCGATATCGTCTGGCGCCGGGAACAACGCAAGGAGGAACGGGTGTTGCGGGCACTGGAGGAAGGTGAAGTGGTGGATGAGCAAGGCACCGTTCTGCTCGTGGTGTCCGGGACCATGCATCAGTTGAATCTTGTCGGCGGGATGATCTGGTGTTTATGTGACGGGACCCGCACGGTTGACGAGATCACCGCACAACTTGCCGACGAATTTTCCGTTTCCCGTGACGAACTGGAGAGTGATGTCAATGAATTTCTTGATGAATTACAGCAACGAGGATGGCTGAGTTATGCCTGA
- a CDS encoding YedE-related selenium metabolism membrane protein: protein MNWRDRHLWLVILAGGVFGALGVMLSVWGNPANSGICVSCFLENSVGALGFHDNDRMQYLRPELPGFVLGATVSALIGREFVSRGGGAPLPRIVAGILLMIGCAIFIGCPIKLFLRLSAGDLTALAGVAGLFCGVWIGLQGLGHGVSFGQPLKERGTGWITPLFFLALLAAFFVRPGFLLFSERGSASLHAPWFFSLGAGLVLGGLAQRTRFCITGGIRDGLILGRRAPLLWGGIAFIVSAFLFSVLVGRFNVGWLGQPGAHLEAVWNFTGMLLVGIVSALIGGCPLRQLIKSGEGDTDAGLVVIGMLIGAALVQAWGITATTAGVPSGGKIAVLTGLALTVLSMLLFRERETE, encoded by the coding sequence ATGAACTGGCGCGATCGACATTTATGGCTGGTCATTCTGGCCGGAGGTGTTTTCGGTGCGCTCGGCGTCATGCTGTCCGTATGGGGCAACCCGGCTAATTCCGGAATCTGTGTTTCCTGTTTTCTTGAAAACAGCGTCGGTGCGCTCGGTTTTCATGATAATGACCGGATGCAGTATCTGCGGCCGGAGCTGCCGGGATTTGTGCTCGGTGCAACAGTGAGTGCGTTAATCGGTCGGGAGTTCGTCTCGCGTGGCGGTGGGGCACCGTTACCACGCATCGTAGCCGGAATTCTGCTGATGATTGGCTGCGCGATATTTATCGGTTGTCCGATAAAACTTTTTTTGCGACTCTCCGCCGGTGATTTAACTGCGCTGGCCGGGGTTGCCGGTCTGTTCTGCGGTGTCTGGATCGGTTTGCAGGGGCTTGGTCATGGCGTTTCTTTCGGTCAGCCACTGAAAGAGCGGGGAACCGGTTGGATCACACCACTGTTTTTTTTGGCACTTTTGGCCGCATTTTTTGTGCGTCCCGGATTTTTGCTCTTTTCCGAGCGCGGCAGTGCGTCATTACATGCTCCCTGGTTTTTTTCCCTTGGGGCGGGTCTGGTTCTCGGCGGGCTTGCCCAACGAACCCGCTTCTGTATTACCGGGGGGATTCGGGACGGGCTGATTTTGGGGCGGCGGGCACCGTTGTTGTGGGGCGGAATAGCCTTTATTGTCAGCGCATTTTTGTTCAGTGTCCTTGTTGGTCGTTTCAACGTTGGCTGGCTCGGTCAACCGGGCGCGCACCTCGAAGCGGTCTGGAATTTTACCGGGATGCTGCTGGTGGGAATTGTCTCGGCGCTGATCGGTGGTTGCCCGCTGCGTCAGCTGATCAAATCAGGGGAAGGGGACACTGATGCCGGGCTGGTGGTTATTGGTATGCTGATTGGTGCGGCATTGGTGCAAGCCTGGGGGATTACAGCAACAACAGCTGGGGTTCCGAGCGGCGGAAAAATTGCAGTACTTACCGGTCTGGCGCTGACGGTTTTATCGATGCTGCTGTTTCGTGAACGTGAGACAGAATAG
- a CDS encoding phosphate/phosphite/phosphonate ABC transporter substrate-binding protein produces MKIGYMNCNSEAETLTRFLPLTAYLSHYTGIDFEAVPVDTHEFAERYAQGEFALTHSNSLLYVQLKFDHDLQLLAAEKRGNFGSRSAGTIIARKGSGIEKLTDLKDKRMVFGPMMAPTGYLAQYDLMLRNGIDPERDLAYYAIPSGSFKHEKLVYGLYFGAFDVAAAPLLDLEVMTREGKITADDFVILGQSPLVPYCTFGAAAKLDPAVVEKVRRALLELTPETTVDIAGERIKVLKSAWIDGFEALRDAEYDVVRDMARLVNMPPYQEY; encoded by the coding sequence ATGAAGATCGGTTACATGAACTGCAACAGCGAGGCAGAGACCCTTACGCGCTTTCTCCCGCTGACAGCTTACTTGAGTCATTACACCGGAATCGATTTTGAGGCGGTACCGGTTGATACCCACGAATTTGCAGAACGTTATGCGCAAGGTGAGTTTGCCTTAACCCATTCGAATTCACTCCTTTACGTTCAACTTAAATTCGATCATGATTTGCAACTTCTGGCGGCTGAAAAACGTGGGAACTTCGGTTCGCGCAGTGCCGGAACAATTATTGCCCGCAAAGGGAGTGGTATTGAAAAACTGACTGACCTTAAAGACAAGCGAATGGTCTTCGGTCCGATGATGGCACCGACCGGATATCTGGCTCAATACGACCTGATGTTGCGCAACGGGATCGATCCGGAGCGTGACCTGGCCTATTACGCAATCCCTTCCGGGTCGTTTAAACACGAAAAACTGGTTTATGGTCTCTATTTTGGTGCGTTTGATGTTGCCGCCGCGCCTTTGCTCGACCTGGAAGTGATGACCCGTGAAGGCAAAATTACCGCCGATGATTTTGTGATTTTGGGGCAAAGTCCACTGGTACCGTATTGCACCTTCGGCGCAGCGGCCAAACTTGACCCCGCAGTGGTTGAAAAAGTGCGCCGGGCCTTACTCGAACTGACCCCGGAGACAACCGTTGACATTGCCGGGGAGCGCATCAAAGTTTTGAAATCCGCCTGGATCGATGGTTTTGAAGCTCTGCGCGACGCTGAATACGATGTCGTCCGTGACATGGCCAGGCTGGTTAACATGCCCCCTTATCAGGAGTATTAA
- a CDS encoding right-handed parallel beta-helix repeat-containing protein produces the protein MKILICVVYLCLIPLPILAQDGSLSYRGENTLYRDTVWQGEVTIDGILTVAPGITLEIRPGTIISFTFADSNHDRIGEHELFIQGTLRAMGTAAAPVVFTSAQAQPHPGAWGAINMMATETESLFEHCKIEYAYRGFHAHFSRARLRETELSNNLRAGQFQESTVAIERCKILDNFNGIQFRDSTVSIADSVIDGNLWGARCVYSTVTMEDCLIENNRINGLNFRGSEVSLRRNLVRNNRKGIYLQESRAVVVHNRIEGNSEHGILLEKTSGVVNANLITGQGRAGVKVVNSTALLSENAIISNGEYALVNEGSDSFSAQHNWWGNVEPASIELLIRDRNDRPAAGIVDASLPLKIRPEITFER, from the coding sequence ATGAAAATTTTGATCTGTGTCGTTTATCTGTGTTTGATCCCTCTGCCGATTCTGGCGCAGGATGGTTCGTTGTCCTATCGGGGTGAGAATACCCTCTACCGTGACACAGTCTGGCAGGGAGAGGTCACGATTGACGGAATCCTGACGGTTGCACCTGGCATCACGCTGGAAATTCGCCCTGGAACGATCATTTCTTTCACTTTTGCTGACAGTAACCATGATCGTATCGGCGAACATGAACTGTTTATTCAGGGAACGTTGCGGGCAATGGGGACCGCCGCCGCGCCTGTTGTGTTTACTTCGGCCCAGGCACAACCTCATCCCGGTGCTTGGGGGGCGATCAACATGATGGCGACCGAAACAGAAAGCCTGTTCGAACATTGCAAGATCGAATATGCCTACCGTGGTTTTCATGCCCATTTTTCACGGGCACGATTACGTGAGACTGAATTGAGCAACAATCTTCGCGCCGGACAATTCCAGGAATCAACGGTGGCGATTGAACGCTGTAAAATCCTTGATAACTTTAACGGAATTCAGTTTCGTGACTCGACGGTAAGTATTGCTGACAGCGTTATTGATGGCAATCTCTGGGGGGCCCGTTGCGTCTACAGCACGGTAACAATGGAAGATTGCCTGATTGAAAACAACCGGATCAATGGCTTGAACTTTCGCGGGTCTGAGGTGTCGTTGCGCCGCAATCTGGTTCGCAATAACCGCAAGGGGATTTATCTTCAGGAATCCCGGGCCGTTGTGGTGCACAACCGGATTGAGGGAAACAGTGAACATGGCATTCTTCTTGAAAAAACAAGCGGAGTGGTCAACGCCAATCTCATCACCGGTCAGGGTCGAGCGGGGGTCAAGGTGGTCAATTCCACAGCGCTACTGTCCGAAAATGCAATTATCTCCAACGGCGAATATGCGCTGGTGAATGAAGGCTCCGACAGTTTCAGTGCTCAACACAACTGGTGGGGTAACGTTGAACCAGCCTCCATTGAATTGCTGATTCGGGACCGTAATGATCGTCCGGCGGCTGGTATCGTGGATGCTTCACTGCCATTAAAGATTCGTCCTGAAATCACTTTTGAAAGGTAA
- a CDS encoding right-handed parallel beta-helix repeat-containing protein: MFRLLAILLFIISLAGCTPHSRSFADAPDMQTLPRYSGTLTGITEWRDELLIAGDVRIPVGSQLIIHPGTRIYIRAAQGTKIDPEFLSSATELLIQGELRISGSTAQPVVFTPLEVPDGTAYGWAGIELLGATRSQIVGTELRNAETGILCVSSSPLIKDNHLSGCRYGIIAQLGSAPVIRDNLIESGEGGIFCWRSSAPVLVGNRITGQQEEGIHIDADSMPTLHANTISHNDIGIYLGSRNVSYPHIQFNANRVDVHLSRALTDAVTGDQ, from the coding sequence ATGTTTCGTCTTCTGGCCATACTGCTTTTTATAATTTCTCTGGCGGGATGCACTCCCCATTCGCGATCTTTTGCCGACGCACCGGATATGCAGACGCTGCCGCGATATTCAGGCACCCTGACCGGCATAACCGAGTGGCGTGATGAGCTGTTGATAGCTGGCGACGTGCGCATTCCGGTCGGTAGCCAGTTGATTATTCATCCGGGAACCAGAATCTATATCCGTGCCGCGCAGGGGACAAAGATCGACCCGGAGTTTCTTTCTTCCGCGACGGAGCTGCTCATCCAGGGGGAATTGAGAATATCCGGTTCAACGGCACAGCCGGTGGTATTCACTCCGCTTGAAGTGCCTGATGGAACCGCTTACGGCTGGGCCGGGATCGAACTGCTCGGTGCGACGCGATCGCAGATTGTCGGTACCGAGCTACGCAATGCCGAGACCGGAATTCTCTGCGTCAGTTCTTCCCCGCTGATCAAGGATAACCATCTAAGTGGTTGTCGCTACGGCATTATTGCTCAGCTTGGGAGCGCACCGGTGATCCGCGATAATCTTATTGAAAGTGGGGAAGGGGGGATTTTTTGCTGGCGTTCCAGTGCCCCTGTCCTGGTTGGCAATCGAATCACCGGCCAGCAGGAAGAGGGTATTCATATCGACGCCGACAGTATGCCAACCTTGCATGCAAACACCATCAGCCATAACGACATCGGGATATATCTTGGTTCCCGCAATGTTTCGTACCCGCATATCCAGTTCAACGCCAACCGGGTCGATGTCCACCTGTCGCGTGCATTGACAGATGCAGTAACGGGCGATCAATGA
- a CDS encoding 4Fe-4S binding protein, with amino-acid sequence MNNLLDVKFVGQILRSRWSWRLLRLSLLLLLLVIAAAGWHHHTIPGLDVKDPLMYTNLSTYGFWVVWMMGVVFIALFFGRAWCSVCPLGWLNGLVARSGFKLTLPRWINNYVSVTIVLVLLQLIVYLFAIHRYPDFTAWLIGLMLLLTVFSGALFRGRAFCKLFCPAGAVFGLYARIAPFSLRVKDESTCAGCDTRACVSGGRFWKKISLGRAVGYWHAERDACPVDLFPAELHDDSGCTLCLGCLQNCDRDNMRLGFRPWLAEFGTDRLALTEGLFLLVLLGMLTANFSKVNVDLREVIFWLPEQVAQLLGWQAGGYNLLAVLWITLGLPLLLTVPGWLVMRLAETNVSAVPRPDPPTGQQRDVTAGWWQSFRRLALPYIPLLLAAHAILALVKLNAKGGYLPLVLSDPSGVKSYLAINIMTTVTPPGVVVSLDLLKWVVLLLLIAGYAVSLIAAQRVALARTGAIRWGYFFGAATGVTLVAALYLATVIVWLFIR; translated from the coding sequence ATGAACAATCTTCTGGATGTGAAATTTGTCGGCCAGATCCTGCGCTCGCGCTGGAGCTGGCGGCTGCTGCGGCTGTCGCTGTTGTTGCTGTTGCTGGTGATTGCCGCCGCCGGGTGGCATCATCATACGATCCCCGGTCTGGACGTCAAAGACCCGTTGATGTATACCAATCTGTCGACTTACGGTTTTTGGGTCGTATGGATGATGGGCGTTGTTTTTATTGCTCTTTTTTTCGGGCGTGCCTGGTGTTCAGTCTGTCCGCTTGGCTGGCTGAACGGTCTGGTTGCCCGCTCTGGTTTCAAGCTGACGTTGCCTCGCTGGATCAACAATTATGTGTCGGTGACAATCGTTCTGGTGCTGTTGCAGCTCATCGTCTACCTTTTCGCAATCCATCGTTACCCCGATTTTACTGCCTGGCTGATCGGTCTGATGCTGCTGTTGACCGTTTTTTCCGGAGCTCTTTTTCGGGGGCGGGCGTTCTGCAAGCTGTTTTGCCCGGCTGGCGCGGTCTTCGGACTCTATGCGCGGATCGCACCATTCAGCCTGCGGGTCAAGGATGAATCTACCTGTGCCGGCTGTGATACACGTGCCTGCGTGTCTGGTGGGCGTTTCTGGAAAAAAATTTCCCTCGGGCGGGCAGTCGGTTACTGGCACGCCGAACGTGATGCGTGTCCGGTCGATTTGTTTCCTGCCGAGTTGCACGATGATTCCGGCTGCACCCTGTGTCTGGGTTGTCTTCAGAACTGTGATCGTGACAATATGCGGCTGGGGTTCAGGCCATGGCTGGCAGAATTCGGTACAGACCGTCTGGCCCTGACCGAAGGACTTTTTTTGCTGGTTTTGCTCGGTATGTTGACGGCCAATTTCAGCAAAGTCAATGTTGATCTGCGCGAGGTGATTTTCTGGTTGCCGGAACAGGTCGCGCAACTGCTCGGTTGGCAGGCGGGGGGGTATAATCTTCTCGCGGTTCTTTGGATAACTCTCGGCTTGCCGCTGTTATTAACGGTTCCCGGTTGGCTGGTGATGCGCCTTGCCGAGACAAACGTTTCAGCGGTTCCCCGGCCTGACCCTCCCACAGGGCAACAGCGTGATGTCACTGCGGGCTGGTGGCAATCGTTTCGCCGTCTGGCATTACCCTATATCCCGCTGTTATTGGCCGCTCACGCCATTCTGGCTTTGGTTAAGTTGAATGCCAAGGGGGGGTATCTACCGCTGGTTCTCAGTGATCCATCCGGTGTCAAAAGCTATCTGGCGATCAACATTATGACAACGGTCACTCCTCCCGGAGTAGTGGTGTCACTCGATCTGCTTAAATGGGTCGTATTGCTCCTGCTTATCGCGGGCTATGCTGTCTCTTTAATTGCTGCGCAAAGAGTTGCTCTTGCCCGGACCGGGGCAATCCGCTGGGGATATTTTTTTGGTGCGGCAACGGGGGTCACTCTGGTCGCCGCGCTTTATCTTGCTACCGTTATCGTCTGGCTCTTTATTCGCTGA
- a CDS encoding HEAT repeat domain-containing protein, protein MTRYTLLFVIMFMLNACEQQGPLDLAALEGRARSGDQPAAEQLVALLGHTENNLNMQAYKILLDLGEKAAPALIKEIDSDSSERREHVIAALGTLQVRAAVPEIGAVLANTKLGRRYIAAWALGEIADPAGIPALIAALDDPDHQVRRYATRSLIKLNRAAVPPLLDVLSAGSVRAAAGAIRALGDISDQRALDALLLQLSGEHRIEAILALGKLKDRRAAAAMTSALDDPDWRIRMNAAMALGPLGGPAAVESLRKTLEDEVRVVREWSARSLEMITGEHILYRNNAGDYVPPYNIYH, encoded by the coding sequence ATGACACGGTATACGTTGTTATTCGTCATCATGTTCATGTTAAATGCTTGTGAACAACAGGGGCCGCTTGACCTTGCCGCCCTCGAAGGACGGGCGCGCAGTGGCGACCAGCCAGCGGCTGAACAGCTGGTTGCTCTCTTGGGACATACAGAGAACAACCTGAACATGCAGGCTTACAAAATACTCCTCGATCTGGGGGAAAAGGCTGCGCCTGCGTTGATCAAAGAGATTGACTCCGACAGCAGTGAGCGTCGCGAACACGTCATTGCCGCTCTCGGCACACTCCAGGTGCGTGCCGCTGTTCCGGAAATCGGCGCTGTGTTGGCGAACACAAAATTAGGTCGCCGTTACATTGCCGCCTGGGCACTCGGTGAAATTGCCGATCCTGCCGGGATTCCGGCGTTGATTGCCGCGCTCGATGACCCTGATCACCAAGTGCGGCGCTACGCAACGCGTTCGTTGATCAAGTTGAATCGCGCGGCTGTGCCCCCTCTGCTCGACGTATTGTCTGCCGGGTCGGTGCGTGCCGCGGCCGGTGCCATTCGCGCATTGGGGGATATCAGCGATCAACGCGCACTCGATGCGTTGTTGCTGCAGCTTTCCGGAGAGCATCGCATCGAAGCGATACTGGCTTTGGGAAAATTGAAGGATCGGCGTGCCGCAGCGGCAATGACCTCGGCGCTGGACGATCCCGACTGGCGTATTCGCATGAATGCGGCCATGGCTCTGGGACCGCTTGGCGGACCAGCGGCAGTTGAATCGTTGCGTAAAACCCTGGAGGATGAGGTCCGTGTCGTGCGCGAATGGTCCGCACGTTCACTCGAAATGATTACCGGAGAACATATCCTTTATCGCAACAATGCTGGTGACTATGTCCCCCCTTACAATATCTATCACTGA